AAGGTGGATCGGTCTGTGTTTACGCCACGCTCTGGCGAGCGTAGCTACCTTCGCCAGAAGGTGGGCCGGTCTGTGCTCACGCCACGCTCTGGCGAGCGTAGCTACCTCCGCTAGAAGGTGGATCGGTCTGTGTTTACGCCACGCTCTGGCGAACGTAGCTACCTTCGCCAGAAGGTGGACCGGTCTGTGTTTACGCCACACTCTGGCGAGCGTAGCTACCTTCGCCAGAAGGTGGATCGGTCTGTGCTCACGCCACACTCTGGCGAGCGTAGCTACCTTCGCCAGAAGGTGGATCGGTCTGTGCTTACGCCACGCTCTGGCGAGCGTAGCTACCTCCGCTAGAAAGGTGGGCCGGTCTGTGTTTACGCCACACTCTGGCGAGCGTAGCTACCTTCGCTAGAAGGTGGATCGGTCTGTGCTCACGCCACGCTCTGGCGAGCGTAGCTACAACCGAGCACTCAAATCTGCTCCAGCACCGACCGCAATCGTTCCAGCGCTCGCACATACCGGATGCTGGCGGCTTTCGGCGTGATGCCAAGTGCCATGGCAACTTCTTGGTTGGTCAGTTCTTCAAAATGACGCAGCGCAACGACTTCGCGATCCATCTCACTCATCTCACTCAGTGCCGACCGCACCTCCGCAATCAACTCAACCTTCACAGCCGCTTGGCTCGGTGAAGTCAGATGAGCGATGAAACGTTGCGAAAGACACAGCGACGTGTTGCCCCATGGATTTTCTTCGTGCGGATTGGATTCACGCAACGTCGAACGTGATTCGGTGGCCAGATGTCGGCGATGAACACGGCTAAGCGTCTGTCCGGTGACGAGTCGTAGCCAAAGAAATAGTGAAGGAAAATCGCCCTCGACATAGTGACCGAGCCGTTTTTCGGCATCTAAATAAACGTCCTGCAATACATCATCCGCATCAACACGAGCTCGAATCTGATCGCTGAGCCGGAAATGGATGATCTGCCACAACCGCGGGCGATGGACGGAAAACGCATCGGCAAACAGCGACAAATCGCCAAGCTTAAGTTGCTGTTCGATGTTTCCGACGTTGGGATTCACAAAAAAATGCCTATTGGCTGTAGATGTCGGCAATCGCTGGGGTTTCTGACCATGAGGTAATTGCACAATCCATTGTATCCAAGGCCGATTTTGATGAAACCGACTCTCGCATTGCACTTCATCCACCGTCTGGCAATGGTAGCTGCGCTCGCCAGAGCGTGGGACGAGCACAGGTTCCACCACCGTCTGGCGACGGTAGCTACGCTCGCCAGAGCGTGGATTGCGAACAAAACGGGCCACCGTCTGGCGACGGTAGCTACGGAAGGTCGTTACTGCATAAATGGGGTGCTAGTGCTCGCGGCCTTGCTGTCCATGCAGAGTCTTTGTGTTGGCGACGATGTCGATGCGCAAAAGCGGAAGAACATTGTGATCTTGTTAGCCGATGACCTTGGCTGGGGTGACGTTGGGTTCCACGGAGGAGCCGCCGACACGCCAAACATTGATTCGCTGGCCAAAGACGGCGTCCGACTCAATCGCTTCTACGCCTATCCGGCGTGTAGCCCGGCTCGTGCTGCGATGTTGACCGGACGATTCCCGCACCGCTATGGAATCTCTGGCCCCGTGCGACCTCGCGACGAAGGCTTGCCAACGAGCGAACCGTTGCTGCCCGCTGCGTTTCAAAAAGCTGGTTATGAAACCAGCCTGATCGGTAAGTGGCACCTGGGGCTCGCAGGTGATCAATCGCATCCCATCCGCCGAGGATTCGATCAATTCTATGGCTTTCTCGATGCTTCGATCGACTACTACGAACACACTGCAAGTCGAGGGAAGATTGATTGGCAACGGGGTGGGACCACCCTCGATGAGAAAGGCTACTCAACCGACTTGTTGGCCGATGAAGCAGTGCGTCAAATCAGAAACCGACGCTCACGTAAACCGTACTGCATCGTCGTTTCCTTCAACGCGCCGCACTCGCCCTTTCAAGCTCCGCAGAACTTGATCGCAAAATACCAAGGCAAATTGAGCGCAACGGAAGCGACCTACGCGGCAATGGTCGATTCGATGGACCAAGGCATCGGACGCATTCTTGACGCGATCGACGACAGGCAACTTCGCCAAGATACGATCGTCGTTTTTGCATCCGATAACGGTGCGGCACGAGCCGGAACAAACAAACCGTTTCGCGGCCAGAAGCGGCAAGTCTACGAGGGCGGCATTCATGTGCCTTGCGTCATCCGTGCTCCTGGTTTGTTGAAAGCCGGAAGCGAAAATGAACAGCTCTGCGCGATTCACGATCTGTTCCCCACGCTCGCCGCAGCCACCGGAGTTTCAATCTCATCGGTGAAACCGCTCGACGGAGATAGTCTCTGGTCACAATTGGTCAGTGGCAAGGCAACTTCGCGAACCATCGTGATTGCCGAGAACGACCACGCCATCATTCACGACGATTGGAAGTTGATTCAATTTGCCGACGGGGGCACGGAGCTGTTCAATTTGCGAAGGGATCCAACGGAGGAAAGAAACGTCGCTGGCTCGGAGGCGAAGATTGCCTCGCAGTTGTTGTCCAAGTTGATTCAGTACCAAGTGATTGTCCAAACGGATGGTCCCGTACCACCGTCTGGCGACGGTAGCTACGCTGGCCAGAGCGTGGGACGCACACAACCGGCACCACCGTCTGGCGACGGTAGCTACGCTGGCCAGAGTGCGGGGCGCACACAACCGGCACCACCGTCTGGCGACGGTAGCTACGCTGGCCAGAGCGTGGGACGCACACAACCGGCACCACCGTCTGGCGACGGTAGCTACGCTGGCCAGAGCGTGGGACGCACACAACTGGCACCACCGTCTGGCGACAGTAGCTACGCTCGCCAGAGTGTGGTTTCTGGCCGACACACGCTTGCCGTCACAACCGCCAAGGAACTACAAGAAGGAGAATCGCTTGCAACGGCCACGCTCCGAGGCGACGCAAAGTACGGGGTGCTGGGCGATCCGCGAGTGGAATCCAGTGGGCGTGGCATACGCTTGCTTTCCAGCGAAGATGTCGACGGCAACGGCACACTTGCGGGCGAGGCGTCGCTTACCAGTGACCAAGTATCCGCCGACCAGCGTTGGTATCGCTTCTACATCTCGGGGCTCGCTCAAGACAACTTCGCCGTTGACCAGGACGAGCTGTATTTGAAAGTCGAGTTTTTCCAAAAGCGCGGCACCGATTCACTGGACCTGATCAAAGAACGCATCTACCCGCAAGTTTTGCAGGAACGTAAGGATTTCTTCGACAAAGACACCAACGAAAGCCTTGGACACTCGATTTGGCGAACCTACGCGATGGACTTCCGAACCCCGTTCGCAGAAGTCGATCGGCTGAAGCTGAGCGTCGGTTTTGCCAATGGGAAAGCTCAGACAGGGAAATCCGAGTTCTGGGTCAATTCGATGGACATCAAACCCATTGACGTACCCGCTAACTACGAAGCCGCCAAACCGACCCTGCAAGACTTCCCACAACCGGATGAATCGAAGCTGATTGCCCTTGGAGGTCGCTGGTACTTCAATCCGAAAGCTGGACAGCGCCAAGCACCGAAGCAGTTCGACTACACCAACGCAGATCAGTTGCTCTACAAAACGGATCGTTACCACGCTCCGTTCGCTGGCAACATGAGTTCGTGGTTGCGTGCCGGTTACCTCGATTTCAACGGTGACGAAGTCACGAAGGACCAGTACAAGCCCTACGCTGTCATCGTCACGTTCACTGACGAACATCTGGTCATGCGAAGTCGGAACTTGCCAAACCACCCGACCGCGACCTTCCCTGATCGCTGGCGAATGTTGGACGGCAACCCGTCGTACATCAAAGAGCAGGCGAATACTTGGCACATTCCGTTGGAGCCGAAGCGTGATCCCAATGCGATCGCGATGGACGAAAAGAACTCCAACCAAGCTTTACCAATGGGCGCGATTGGTGTCGCAACCAACGGCGTGATCTTCTTCAATCCCTTCGATCACATCTTTGAAACCGATGCGGTTTGGCGACTCGATCGTTGTTGCGGCCACCCCAGCCCTCGACAACAGTACCACTATCACAAGTATCCCGTTTGCGTGAAGACGCCTTGGAGCGACGAAGGGCAATCGCATTCGGGCGTGATTGGATTCGCATTCGACGGATTCCCCGTCTACGGGCCATACGAATCAAAAGGCTTGCTCGCCAAAGACGATACGAAGAACCCGCTCAACGACTTCAATCTTCACACAGACCCCGATCGTGGTCCCCACTATCACGTCACGCCGGGCGAATACCCCCACATCATCGGAGGATACTGGGGACAGATTGACACGAACAATCGTCCGGGACGAGGGAACGGGGCGGGAAATCAGAGATAGGAAATTGAAAACGTTGAATGGGCAATTGAGAAATGCAAATTGAGTGCGCCTGAACCGAAATTCATTTTGCATATTCAAATAGTCAATTCTCAATTTTCAATACTGCTCGTCTAGAATCGCTCTCACTGCCATGAACAAACGTCAAATCCCCATCTTGTTCCTCCGCGACGTTGCACCGCTGCTGGTCCTCGGCTGTGCGGAATGGTTCGTCGACTTGATGGGCCCCCGCCAGGCGATTGATACGCCCCACAACCCTGGCATCACCTCGCGTCGACATGTCGAAGCATGGATGGCGCTGGAGCTTGAGGCGGAAGCTGGAGCTTAAGGCGGAAAAGGTAGGCGAAATCGGTTCCAGTTTGCGGGCATTGAATGTTCCTTCCAGTCGAGCTTGTCCTGGCGGACGCCGTCTCGCTTCGTTGATCCCGCGGGGGCAAGCCCGCAGCGGAAGCGGAGAAAATTCCTGCCGCCCCAGATTGCCTGGGTGGTGGATGTGAGTGGTTGGCAATAAAGAGTCAGCGCACGAAAAAAGCCGCTTGTAAATTTACAAGCGGCTTTCCGAGTGGAGGATAACGGAATTCTCGTCTTGTCGACGCAAGTGCTTTTCAGGAAACAGCTTACGCATTTGGCTGTTTTTGAAATCTGACCCGATTCCCGACCAAATCTGACCCACATAGATCGCCCTCGAACGATGGTGGATCGTGCGAAGAATCGGGCCAGTTCGCTGGCAAGCAAGCGGAGCTGGCAAAGGTCGAGAAAATCTCTATACCGACTGCGTATGTGAAGCTTGGCCGATGGGGCTATTCACAAGAGGATGCGCACGAGACTGTTGCAGATCAAATCGCTAGAGCAGGAAAGAAAGATTTCTGGAAATTTTAGAGTCTAGCTGCTACTGGCTTTGATTGACCACGTCGATCTGGTCGAAAACGACGCTCATTTGCGGTGAAAGCACGATTTTGAAAACGTTGCCTTCGAATGTCTTGAGATTGGGAAGCGACGTGAATGACTTAACAAGCTTGCCGTCAAGCGAAAGCTCTACGTTTTCTTTGCCCCGCACCTTTACCGACAACTTGTGTTGAGTGCGTAAGGAAATGGCTCCCGAAAAAGTTGCCGAGTTGAATTCACCAAATTCCCCCGAACTAAAGAAGCCGATGATTGTTTTGTTCTCTTTTGTGACTCGAATGCAAAGGCTTCCCTGAACTACCGGCAAAGCGAAAATGAGATCACCGAAGCCGTTGCTGCTCCGCTGAGTGGTCGAAAAAGCCACTTCAAGGTCATAGTGTTCAAATGGAATGCTACCGAGCGATGCCTTTGCCGTTTTTGGTGCAGCAAAACCATATAGTTTGCCACGTTGAACCTGCCATTTCCCTTCCTCTACTTTTCCTCGCAGGTCCAACTCAGATAAAAAGGAAATGCTCGTCAATTCCAAGGTAGCGTCTCCCTTTTGCCACTGTTTGAGATCAGGGGTTGGGTTAACAAGGCTAGGCGTATTTACCGGCCCTGGCGTTGCCAAGGTCGGCGTCTCAGTCAAGGCAGGCATAGCGACTGACTTATCCAGATCTGGCTCAAACTCTTTCGCCTTGGCCATCGCTGAGGCCATCTCATCCAACGCCAATACCGTTTCGGCATATTGAATCAACGCTTGCTGTAGCAAACCTCGGTAGAGGTCACGACGTTCGGAGTCACCGGCATTCTCACGTTTCACCGATACGGTGTAGCTATCCCCCAAATTTGCTGAAATATCCTCCAACCGTCTTGCGAGCGACACAAATCTCCACTCGTCCGTTGACTCATCCCGATAGTTGACTCCCAAATTTAGCCACTCGTTTCCGAGAGCATCTCGGGCATTGGAGATGAGCATCTTAATCTGTTGGAAGGTCGCTTGTTGATCCTTTTGACCTCCATCAATGATCGACAGTGCGACGGCAACGAACTTAGTCGCTGCGAGCAAGTCTTCCTTACCTGTGCCTGATGGTGCAAACCGGTAAAGAGGTTTCCGATCCAGATCATTTCTTGCCACTGCACGAAATGCAACTTCACACCACAACTTGCTCTGCTCCAATTGGAGTTCATGTTCACGTGCAGCTAAGGCAGCGGCATTTCCTCGAAATTTAGCTACGTTAGCAATCGCTCTTTGTTGCGCATTTTGGTTGGCACGATACATGTAGTCGAACTGTGGAGGTCGTTGATGGACAGGCAGTCCTTGGCGAGA
The sequence above is a segment of the Novipirellula galeiformis genome. Coding sequences within it:
- a CDS encoding sigma-70 family RNA polymerase sigma factor, which gives rise to MNPNVGNIEQQLKLGDLSLFADAFSVHRPRLWQIIHFRLSDQIRARVDADDVLQDVYLDAEKRLGHYVEGDFPSLFLWLRLVTGQTLSRVHRRHLATESRSTLRESNPHEENPWGNTSLCLSQRFIAHLTSPSQAAVKVELIAEVRSALSEMSEMDREVVALRHFEELTNQEVAMALGITPKAASIRYVRALERLRSVLEQI
- a CDS encoding sulfatase-like hydrolase/transferase — protein: MQSLCVGDDVDAQKRKNIVILLADDLGWGDVGFHGGAADTPNIDSLAKDGVRLNRFYAYPACSPARAAMLTGRFPHRYGISGPVRPRDEGLPTSEPLLPAAFQKAGYETSLIGKWHLGLAGDQSHPIRRGFDQFYGFLDASIDYYEHTASRGKIDWQRGGTTLDEKGYSTDLLADEAVRQIRNRRSRKPYCIVVSFNAPHSPFQAPQNLIAKYQGKLSATEATYAAMVDSMDQGIGRILDAIDDRQLRQDTIVVFASDNGAARAGTNKPFRGQKRQVYEGGIHVPCVIRAPGLLKAGSENEQLCAIHDLFPTLAAATGVSISSVKPLDGDSLWSQLVSGKATSRTIVIAENDHAIIHDDWKLIQFADGGTELFNLRRDPTEERNVAGSEAKIASQLLSKLIQYQVIVQTDGPVPPSGDGSYAGQSVGRTQPAPPSGDGSYAGQSAGRTQPAPPSGDGSYAGQSVGRTQPAPPSGDGSYAGQSVGRTQLAPPSGDSSYARQSVVSGRHTLAVTTAKELQEGESLATATLRGDAKYGVLGDPRVESSGRGIRLLSSEDVDGNGTLAGEASLTSDQVSADQRWYRFYISGLAQDNFAVDQDELYLKVEFFQKRGTDSLDLIKERIYPQVLQERKDFFDKDTNESLGHSIWRTYAMDFRTPFAEVDRLKLSVGFANGKAQTGKSEFWVNSMDIKPIDVPANYEAAKPTLQDFPQPDESKLIALGGRWYFNPKAGQRQAPKQFDYTNADQLLYKTDRYHAPFAGNMSSWLRAGYLDFNGDEVTKDQYKPYAVIVTFTDEHLVMRSRNLPNHPTATFPDRWRMLDGNPSYIKEQANTWHIPLEPKRDPNAIAMDEKNSNQALPMGAIGVATNGVIFFNPFDHIFETDAVWRLDRCCGHPSPRQQYHYHKYPVCVKTPWSDEGQSHSGVIGFAFDGFPVYGPYESKGLLAKDDTKNPLNDFNLHTDPDRGPHYHVTPGEYPHIIGGYWGQIDTNNRPGRGNGAGNQR